In Nicotiana tabacum cultivar K326 chromosome 17, ASM71507v2, whole genome shotgun sequence, one DNA window encodes the following:
- the LOC142171753 gene encoding secreted RxLR effector protein 161-like — protein MLGISETKKYLTSAFRMKDLNEVDTILGIKVKRDNKRMTLSQSHYIDKILAKFSHLGIKEFNTPYDSRIKLTENTGRAVAQLEYASAIGSMMYAMHCTRPDITFVVCKLLRFTSNPSNDHWKAITRVLGYLKYIKYLGICYNGFPTVLEGYSDASWITSVNDNKSTSGWIFTLGVGAIRWASKKQTCISHSTWNLNL, from the coding sequence ATGCTTGGTATTTCTGAAACGAAGAAGTATCTAACTTCAGCCTTTAGAATGAAAGACTTAAATGAAGTAGATACTATTTTGGGCATAAAGGTCAAAAGAGATAACAAAAGAATGACTTTATCACAATCACATTATATTGATAAAATCCTTGCAAAGTTCAGTCATTTAGGCATAAAGGAGTTCAATACTCCTTATGACTCTAGAATCAAACTAACTGAGAACACTGGAAGAGCAGTAGCCCAATTAGAGTATGCAAGTGCAATAGGTAGTATGATGTATGCAATGCATTGTACAAGGCCTGATATAACATTTGTTGTTTGTAAACTTTTAAGGTTTACTAGTAATCCAAGTAATGATCATTGGAAAGCAATAACTAGAGTACttggatatttaaaatatataaaatatttggGCATTTGCTATAATGGTTTTCCTACTGTTTTAGAAGGATATTCTGATGCAAGCTGGATTACTAGTGTTAATGATAATAAATCCACTTCAGgatggatatttactttgggagttGGTGCCATTAGGTGGGCATCCAAGAAACAAACTTGTATTTCTCATTCTACTTGGAATCTGAATTTATAG